In Bacteroidales bacterium, the DNA window GAGTAAAATTCCTTATCGTAAGAAAATGCACGATAATAAACCGTTTCCTCGGCTGCGAGCCCGCTATGTATCTGTGGCGATTCGGTTCCGTAATAAAACAATGTTCCACCTGCAAAAGGATCGTTAATGGCGGGGGGATCGCCGGAAGGATCGCTAAAAATGCCGGTTGAATTGTAAACGATAACTACATCATCGCCACTGGCATTGATTTCGAAATCCAGGTTGATCTGGTTTGAATTTATAGTAGTGGCAGCAAATGAAACGGGGTTTTCAACTGAAACTTCCTGTATCACAATATTATCAATTTGCCATAAGCGGTAATTTCCGAATTCATAGCGATATTTAAAAGCAATCCATACTGATGTGCCTGAGATTCCAGAAAGGTCAACGTCTCCTGATGGAGTCCAGACTTGCTCGACAGCAGGTTGCGTAAAAGTGAGTTCATTCCATGATGCAGCGCTTGGGTCACCAGTCCCGGTATAATCTGTAGAGTATAGAAGTTTAAGGTAATTATTGGCATCATCGCTTCCAAATCTTTTCCAGCTTTCAAATGTCATTATTTCTCCCGAATAATTGTTGAGATTAATCCCTGGCAGAATCAGCCAGTCTTCCTCAGTCTCTGCGCTACCGAAACCATTCATTTGTGCCCAGCCACCTAAATTCCAATTCCAGAATCTGGTATTACCCAAAACACTATAAGCATAACTATCACCCAAATCTGCATCAAAAGTCTCTCCATAAGGCAGTGTAGTAGTAGCAATTTCTCTTATTTCACCATTTAATGTTACAGTCTTTTCGGTTGCATCTGTTGAAGAAAGTGTTATTGCTTCGTTATTGTATTCCCCGATTGCCAGGCCAGCTTTTAGTCTGACATAAATGGTTGTTTCGCTAACAGTTCCATCCACCTCCATTAAAACAATAGAATTGTTAAATCCAGATCCGCTTGTTTCTGATATTTCATAATTGGTTGGCGCTGTAAGGCTAATATCGTCTATTAAAGCCGCACCGCTAACAGTGAAGAATTGTTCATCTGATGGGCCTTCACCCAACAGGTATTCAAATCCGCTGAGTACAACCGGGTCAACTGTTATGACCGGATCTTCCGCTGATACTGGTGCTATTCCAAAACCTTCTAGTCCTCCTATGCCAACTGGATTAGTTGATACTGTTTCAAATCTTATACTGGGATCGCTCCATCCAACCAGATCTCCGGTTGTAATACCGCTCTTTAATTGAATGTTTTGATTTGCAGTGGAAACTCCGTTACCTGTCCAGGCAGACCCCGGATCAAACTCCGGTGTACCAAAAACATCAGTAATTATTCCTCCATATTTAACTGCTAAAGCATCGTCACCATTAAAAACAAAAGTAAACGAAACAAAAGTCACAGAGGTTAGACCCTGGTCAGTGAGATAAGTTCCCATGTCAGTTGTTCCGATAACCATGACGGCACCAGGCGCTAAAGAGCCTGAGTTTACCAATGTTCCAGCTAAATCGTTTAATGCTGCCCCGTTGGTTCCCTGTTGAATAATAAGGTTATTAACGGAAAAATCCAGCGTATTTTCAGTGTTATTCCAGATTTCAATTCCTTTGGGAACAGTTCCGCTATTGGTTTCAACATATTGGCTAATAATCTGCCCCCATCCATTCAGGGCATAAAATACCAGCCCTGCCATCAGGACCAGCGTTCTTAAAATTGTACGTGTTTTCATAATAATCGGGTTTTGGTTGATAAATTAAAGATTAATTGGTTTGTATGTTTATTTGAGGAATGAGTCCATCGGTTTTATAAATAATTCCGGCGCCGCTGCCACGGAAGCTGAAAACCATAAAATAATATGTGGTTTCCGGGTTCAGATCACCAAAGGTACAACTTTGATCCCCAAAACCGACGTTCCTATTCCAGAAATCGTCCGCGACAGGCAAACCGTTTTCCGGCAAACTGATATTTTCAAAGCCTGTATTGTTCATGCGTACAAGATAGCCATCGGGTTGGGTCGGGCCAGCTGCATCAGTCCAGTTGAGTGTAATAAGTTGTGCCGTGAAATTGCTGACATGGTTCAAAGGCTCAGTTTCAAACTCGCCACCCCAGACAAGCTGAACATAAGCAGGTTCATCAATAAAAGGGTTGCGGTTGCCCTGAATGGTGTAAACAGCATTGTTGCGCGCAATTTCTTTGGCTGAAACAGGATCGGCCAGATGCCAGGAAACCAGCAGTTCAACATACCAGGTTTTGAAAGCCGGATAGGAATTGCCATCAAGGACGCCATTGGCTTGCGGTGTATTTGTTTTCCAGGCTGCAATCAGGTTCTCATAGCGCGTGGCCATGTAAAAATAGGTTCGGGCAAAATCACCCTTGTATGCATCAATGGGTTCGAACACAATATCGTTATAACCCGGATCGGAATTTGAACCGCGTTTACTGCCATTCATTGAAGTCCACGAAGCGTTGTTAACATCACCAAAAGGATAGTTAGACCGCATGCCGTTTACAAAGCCATCAGTAGGATAAATGTGGTGAAGATCTGTGCTCATGGGCGAGGCATCCGCAAACCAGCTCATCGGGAAGGAATGTTCGCGGTTGTAACAATCACCCTCTTCATCGTAATTGCCGCACTGGTCGCTTATAAAAGTGTATTCATAAGGTGGCGAACCGTTAGGATTATCAGAATACATATCCCAAACCTTGCCATTGGCTTTGGCGTCGGTGTTAACAAAATGATTCCAGATGGCTGCTTCCGAAATTACCGCA includes these proteins:
- a CDS encoding choice-of-anchor J domain-containing protein; translation: MKTRTILRTLVLMAGLVFYALNGWGQIISQYVETNSGTVPKGIEIWNNTENTLDFSVNNLIIQQGTNGAALNDLAGTLVNSGSLAPGAVMVIGTTDMGTYLTDQGLTSVTFVSFTFVFNGDDALAVKYGGIITDVFGTPEFDPGSAWTGNGVSTANQNIQLKSGITTGDLVGWSDPSIRFETVSTNPVGIGGLEGFGIAPVSAEDPVITVDPVVLSGFEYLLGEGPSDEQFFTVSGAALIDDISLTAPTNYEISETSGSGFNNSIVLMEVDGTVSETTIYVRLKAGLAIGEYNNEAITLSSTDATEKTVTLNGEIREIATTTLPYGETFDADLGDSYAYSVLGNTRFWNWNLGGWAQMNGFGSAETEEDWLILPGINLNNYSGEIMTFESWKRFGSDDANNYLKLLYSTDYTGTGDPSAASWNELTFTQPAVEQVWTPSGDVDLSGISGTSVWIAFKYRYEFGNYRLWQIDNIVIQEVSVENPVSFAATTINSNQINLDFEINASGDDVVIVYNSTGIFSDPSGDPPAINDPFAGGTLFYYGTESPQIHSGLAAEETVYYRAFSYDKEFYSPGLNANATTYAVEPSNHVTGLSATANSASSITVAWTDSDASGYLIKGSTVDFNDITAPVDGISEADGALVKNVAAGVESHEFTGLAASTEHFFKIFPYNGVGAAVNYKTDGTIPEASATTLDPPPPPYVDVLLRPQQIDLSATTSQSAVLMEIGNYPTDDVRYRLYNGSNQYNCWDGTEYISSFSYSVGPQVPGTPTTSAKFWILFERGNNNSTAASYRDRLGPLYPSNYQTEALPAATAMVTPYDISLSIPFTGTYALDVKYVVLGFDAEVDGNLISATSSDLTTGDFVLKADEGTIIRRIEVRTVLDVLVDELIGEWPSAVPENRTVDGITLGVDDTECYDATNNITVTNTTIGNGASVEFRAGVNIILGDGFSAVEGSYMLATITDVYCTLPPAMLASEEIIVPEIQNAIDELETTFKVYPNPSSGVFALELSGLEQTEKVTVEIYGMMGERVLQSDLSGSQIYQFDMSAMPRGVYILRIMHSGQAEIQRIIKQ
- a CDS encoding endonuclease, whose translation is MNLTRIAITFIYTLVFATQLLAQAPPGYYNNASGLSGEALKTALYHIIKNHAVISEAAIWNHFVNTDAKANGKVWDMYSDNPNGSPPYEYTFISDQCGNYDEEGDCYNREHSFPMSWFADASPMSTDLHHIYPTDGFVNGMRSNYPFGDVNNASWTSMNGSKRGSNSDPGYNDIVFEPIDAYKGDFARTYFYMATRYENLIAAWKTNTPQANGVLDGNSYPAFKTWYVELLVSWHLADPVSAKEIARNNAVYTIQGNRNPFIDEPAYVQLVWGGEFETEPLNHVSNFTAQLITLNWTDAAGPTQPDGYLVRMNNTGFENISLPENGLPVADDFWNRNVGFGDQSCTFGDLNPETTYYFMVFSFRGSGAGIIYKTDGLIPQINIQTN